The proteins below come from a single Beutenbergia cavernae DSM 12333 genomic window:
- a CDS encoding heme ABC transporter ATP-binding protein — MSAILSARGVTLTLGGALILDGVDLDVAPGEVVALVGPNGAGKSTLLAALAGDLAPDSGVVRLADADLRAERAADLARVRAVQLQETRISFAFTVLEVVRMGRAPWHGTAHADADGDVVAQSLRIAELEDLAPRRYPTLSGGEKARTSFARVLAQHTAVLFLDEPTAALDIRHQEAVLREVRRRADGGVAVVVVLHDLTLAAAHADRVVLLDGGRVRADGPPRAVLTPELLTLVYRHPVAVIDHPASPGPVVLPVRHPALVPSEVS; from the coding sequence ATGAGCGCGATCCTGTCGGCGCGAGGCGTGACCCTCACGCTCGGGGGCGCGCTGATCCTCGACGGCGTGGACCTCGACGTCGCTCCCGGCGAGGTCGTCGCGCTCGTGGGTCCCAACGGGGCCGGGAAGTCGACCCTGCTCGCCGCGCTCGCCGGCGACCTCGCCCCGGACTCCGGCGTCGTGCGGCTCGCCGACGCCGACCTCCGTGCGGAGCGGGCGGCGGACCTCGCGCGCGTGCGGGCCGTGCAGCTCCAGGAGACGCGCATCTCGTTCGCGTTCACGGTGCTCGAGGTCGTGCGGATGGGTCGCGCGCCCTGGCACGGGACGGCGCACGCGGATGCGGACGGCGACGTCGTCGCGCAGTCCCTCCGGATCGCGGAGCTCGAGGACCTCGCGCCCCGCCGCTACCCGACGCTGTCCGGCGGGGAGAAGGCGCGGACGTCGTTCGCGCGCGTGCTGGCCCAGCACACCGCCGTCCTGTTCCTCGACGAGCCGACCGCCGCCCTCGACATCCGCCACCAGGAGGCGGTGCTGCGCGAGGTGCGCCGCCGTGCGGACGGCGGCGTCGCCGTCGTCGTCGTGCTCCACGACCTCACGCTCGCCGCCGCGCACGCCGACCGCGTCGTCCTGCTCGACGGCGGCCGGGTCCGCGCTGACGGTCCGCCGCGGGCCGTGCTCACGCCCGAGCTGCTCACGCTCGTCTACCGCCACCCCGTCGCCGTCATCGACCACCCCGCCTCGCCCGGGCCCGTCGTCCTTCCGGTGCGACACCCCGCCCTCGTTCCCTCGGAGGTCTCATGA
- a CDS encoding FecCD family ABC transporter permease yields MSAPARAVAGPHAGADGAAGADAASSARRRPASGEDDGARRPRVSRTVGLFVALGIALVVGVVVSAGVGQLAIPPAEVLGSLLHRIGIDALPLPTHPNGDSALWSIRFPRVALALVVGAALATGGVLMQGVFGNPLAEPGVVGVSSGAAAAACAVIVLGWAAFGSWTIAVAAFLGGLAATALVYATARQAGRTEVVTLVLTGVAVNAVAGAAIAFLTFLGDTQAREEIVFWQLGSLNGTRWPDVAVAAPLMAAGLLVALLLARRLDLLALGERPARHLGVDVERLRILAVVVVAVLAGAAVAFCGVIAFVGLVVPHLIRMFVGPGHRVLVPASALGGAVLLLAADLAARTLVPYADLPIGMLTALVGGPFFFWLIRRTRRGAGGWA; encoded by the coding sequence ATGAGTGCGCCGGCCCGCGCCGTCGCCGGTCCGCACGCCGGGGCCGACGGCGCGGCCGGGGCCGACGCCGCCTCGTCTGCGCGGCGTCGGCCGGCCTCGGGGGAGGACGACGGCGCCCGGCGGCCACGCGTGTCGCGCACCGTCGGCCTGTTCGTCGCCCTGGGGATCGCGCTCGTCGTCGGCGTCGTGGTCTCGGCCGGCGTGGGGCAGCTGGCGATCCCGCCAGCGGAGGTCCTCGGCTCGCTCCTGCATCGGATCGGCATCGACGCGCTCCCGCTGCCGACCCACCCGAACGGCGACTCCGCCCTCTGGTCGATCCGGTTCCCGCGCGTGGCGCTCGCGCTCGTCGTCGGGGCTGCGCTCGCCACGGGCGGCGTGCTCATGCAGGGCGTCTTCGGGAACCCCCTCGCGGAACCGGGCGTCGTCGGCGTCTCCTCCGGTGCCGCTGCCGCGGCCTGCGCCGTCATCGTGCTCGGATGGGCGGCGTTCGGCTCCTGGACCATCGCCGTCGCTGCGTTCCTCGGCGGCCTCGCGGCCACCGCGCTCGTGTACGCGACGGCGCGCCAGGCCGGCCGCACGGAGGTGGTCACGCTCGTCCTCACGGGCGTCGCCGTCAACGCGGTGGCCGGAGCGGCGATCGCGTTCCTCACGTTCCTCGGCGACACGCAGGCGCGCGAGGAGATCGTGTTCTGGCAGCTCGGGAGCCTCAACGGCACGCGCTGGCCGGACGTCGCCGTCGCGGCCCCGCTCATGGCGGCGGGGCTCCTCGTCGCGCTGCTGCTCGCGCGCCGGCTCGACCTGCTCGCGCTCGGGGAGCGGCCGGCGCGCCATCTGGGCGTCGACGTCGAGAGGCTGCGGATCCTGGCCGTCGTCGTCGTGGCGGTGCTCGCGGGCGCCGCTGTCGCGTTCTGCGGGGTCATCGCGTTCGTCGGGCTCGTGGTCCCCCACCTCATCCGGATGTTCGTGGGGCCGGGGCACCGCGTCCTCGTGCCCGCGAGCGCTCTCGGAGGCGCGGTGCTCCTGCTCGCCGCCGACCTCGCGGCGCGCACGCTCGTGCCGTACGCCGACCTCCCGATCGGCATGCTGACGGCGCTCGTCGGCGGGCCGTTCTTCTTCTGGCTCATCCGCCGCACGCGGCGGGGCGCGGGAGGCTGGGCATGA
- a CDS encoding heme/hemin ABC transporter substrate-binding protein, whose translation MSVRSRARRLRAGLAAAVTAAVLVLAGCAAGSAGGSEGPAPAGARLADVDPLADPLGHEGPSTATLADPDIDPLATPEPQLPVTVTDAQGTTVTVHDVSRILALDVYGSTARTVFELGLGENVVGRDTSSGFPEIADRPLVTANGHQLTGEAILELAPTLIITDTSLGPWDVVLQMRDAGIPVVVVDSHRSIEGVPSLIQQVADALGVPDAGRELAERTQSQIDDVVAQIAQIAPADGERLRMAFLYVRGQAGVYYMFGSDSGTDSMIEALGGIDVASEIGWDGMRPITDEGLVAAAPDLVLVMSKGLESVDGVDGLLEHLPALAQTPAGERRRVVDMDDTQILSFGPATAEVLEALAVAIYAPADA comes from the coding sequence GTGTCCGTCAGGAGCCGAGCGCGGAGGCTCCGGGCGGGGCTCGCCGCCGCCGTGACGGCGGCCGTGCTCGTGCTCGCCGGGTGCGCCGCCGGGTCGGCCGGCGGCTCCGAAGGCCCCGCGCCCGCCGGTGCGCGCCTCGCCGACGTGGACCCGCTGGCCGACCCGCTCGGCCACGAGGGACCGTCCACCGCGACGCTCGCGGACCCCGACATCGACCCGCTCGCGACGCCGGAGCCGCAGCTGCCCGTCACCGTCACGGACGCGCAGGGCACCACGGTGACCGTCCACGACGTCAGCCGCATCCTCGCCCTCGACGTGTACGGCTCCACGGCCCGCACGGTGTTCGAGCTCGGACTGGGCGAGAACGTCGTGGGCCGCGACACCTCGTCCGGCTTCCCCGAGATCGCCGACCGTCCGCTCGTCACGGCCAACGGCCACCAGCTCACCGGTGAGGCGATCCTCGAGCTCGCGCCGACGCTCATCATCACGGACACGAGCCTCGGACCCTGGGACGTCGTGCTCCAGATGCGCGACGCCGGCATCCCGGTCGTCGTCGTCGACTCCCACCGCAGCATCGAAGGAGTCCCCTCGCTCATCCAGCAGGTCGCCGACGCGCTCGGGGTGCCGGACGCCGGCCGCGAGCTCGCCGAGCGCACGCAGTCGCAGATCGACGACGTCGTCGCGCAGATCGCCCAGATCGCCCCGGCCGACGGCGAGCGCCTGCGGATGGCGTTCCTCTACGTCCGCGGTCAGGCCGGCGTCTACTACATGTTCGGGTCCGACTCCGGCACCGACTCGATGATCGAGGCGCTGGGCGGCATCGACGTCGCGTCCGAGATCGGCTGGGACGGCATGCGGCCGATCACCGACGAGGGACTCGTCGCCGCGGCACCCGACCTCGTGCTCGTCATGAGCAAGGGTCTCGAGTCGGTCGACGGCGTCGACGGTCTCCTCGAGCACCTCCCCGCGCTCGCCCAGACGCCCGCCGGCGAGCGGCGCCGCGTCGTCGACATGGACGACACCCAGATCCTCAGCTTCGGACCCGCCACGGCGGAGGTCCTCGAGGCGCTCGCGGTCGCGATCTACGCGCCCGCCGACGCATGA
- a CDS encoding TetR/AcrR family transcriptional regulator, whose translation MATTSGGSAAHPGASRRADAKRHQILVAAREVFLDRGFAGASMDEVAARAGASKVTVYAHVRDKRSLFEAVVQEAIDEAEESTRDLVGALGESHDLPSELRAFARAHVREVLQPHLVRMRRLIIAESPRFPELAQAWHRGGPVRGHATLAGAVARLAERGMLSAPDPLLAAQHLNYLILAVPLNEAMFTGVDAPYGPRKLNRFADEGVRVFLAAYAA comes from the coding sequence ATGGCGACCACGTCCGGCGGGAGCGCGGCGCACCCGGGCGCATCACGTCGCGCGGACGCGAAGCGGCACCAGATCCTCGTCGCCGCGCGCGAGGTGTTCCTGGACCGCGGCTTCGCGGGAGCGAGCATGGACGAGGTGGCCGCCCGCGCGGGCGCCTCGAAGGTGACGGTGTACGCACACGTCCGGGACAAGCGGTCCCTCTTCGAGGCCGTCGTCCAGGAGGCGATCGACGAGGCCGAGGAGAGCACCCGCGACCTGGTCGGCGCCCTGGGCGAGAGCCACGACCTCCCGTCCGAGCTGCGGGCGTTCGCCCGAGCACACGTGCGCGAGGTCCTGCAGCCGCATCTCGTCCGGATGCGACGGCTCATCATCGCCGAGTCGCCGCGATTCCCTGAGCTCGCCCAGGCCTGGCACCGCGGCGGGCCGGTGCGCGGGCACGCGACGCTCGCCGGCGCCGTCGCGCGGCTCGCCGAGCGGGGGATGCTCAGCGCTCCGGATCCGTTGCTCGCCGCGCAGCACCTCAACTACCTGATCCTGGCGGTCCCGCTGAACGAGGCGATGTTCACCGGCGTCGACGCCCCGTACGGGCCACGGAAGCTGAACCGGTTCGCCGACGAGGGCGTGCGGGTGTTTCTCGCTGCCTACGCCGCGTGA
- a CDS encoding alpha/beta fold hydrolase, producing MSSPLKTSTDRTRTATSADGTRIAYEQTGSGPPLVLVEAAGHYRRLSSFDGLVPLLATAFTVVRYDRRGRGESTDTPPYAVEREAGDLAAVIAAVGAPAFVHTFSSGALVALQAAAAGVAIARLSLAEPPVGDGSDAVEQRRFTAELERLVEASDNDGAVEFFLTSVGVPEDMLAGMRGTESWQAMVDVAPTLVYDSLASLATTTDLLADILIPTLVLASSGSSADLVGMADDVARGLPHGNLRTVDGDWHGLPDDAVADELRSFFLT from the coding sequence ATGTCCTCGCCGCTCAAGACCTCGACGGACCGCACCCGCACGGCGACGTCGGCGGACGGCACCCGGATCGCGTACGAGCAGACGGGCTCCGGCCCTCCGCTCGTGCTCGTCGAGGCCGCCGGCCACTATCGCCGCCTCAGCTCGTTCGACGGCCTCGTCCCGCTCCTCGCGACAGCGTTCACCGTCGTCCGGTACGACCGCCGCGGCCGGGGCGAGAGCACGGACACCCCGCCCTACGCCGTCGAGCGAGAGGCCGGCGACCTCGCTGCGGTGATCGCCGCGGTCGGCGCCCCCGCCTTCGTCCACACGTTCTCCTCCGGAGCGCTCGTCGCCCTCCAGGCCGCGGCAGCCGGCGTCGCGATCGCCCGGCTGAGCCTGGCCGAGCCACCCGTCGGCGACGGGTCCGACGCCGTCGAGCAGCGCCGCTTCACCGCCGAGCTGGAGCGCCTCGTCGAGGCGAGCGACAACGACGGCGCCGTGGAGTTCTTCCTCACCAGCGTCGGCGTGCCTGAGGACATGCTGGCCGGGATGCGCGGCACCGAGTCATGGCAGGCGATGGTCGACGTCGCCCCGACGCTCGTCTACGACAGCCTCGCCAGCCTGGCGACGACGACCGACCTGCTCGCCGACATCCTGATCCCCACTCTGGTCCTCGCGAGCTCCGGGAGCTCCGCGGACCTCGTCGGGATGGCAGACGACGTCGCCCGTGGCCTCCCGCACGGGAACCTCCGCACGGTCGACGGCGACTGGCACGGCCTGCCTGACGACGCCGTCGCCGACGAGCTGCGCTCCTTCTTCCTGACGTAG
- a CDS encoding ABC transporter permease — MSATSIASTRAELRGTEPAQRSGVAKFASDTWAVMIRELMLVLRDPFSLVFSLVQPLVFLALFAPLLGGLVGEQGIDGVSPLQWFLPGVVVMICVFGTGMTGSNLLFEMQLGSYERILATPLSRASIIVGRSLKEFVPLVVQALVITLAATPFGFTLYLGHVLVGLLILGVFGIGAGALSYALAIVSRKTEWMFWAVQQSVTFPLLLLSGMMLPLETGPGWMQTVSRANPLTYIVDAERALFAGTFSDPVILWGALAAIATCAVGLAVGIGAIRRAAR, encoded by the coding sequence ATGAGCGCCACGTCGATCGCCTCCACCCGGGCGGAGCTGCGCGGCACGGAACCCGCACAGCGGTCGGGCGTCGCGAAGTTCGCGTCCGACACCTGGGCCGTCATGATCCGCGAGCTCATGCTCGTGCTCCGCGACCCGTTCTCGCTCGTCTTCTCCCTCGTCCAGCCGCTCGTGTTCCTCGCCCTGTTCGCGCCGCTGCTCGGCGGGCTCGTCGGCGAGCAGGGCATCGACGGCGTCAGTCCGCTGCAGTGGTTCCTGCCCGGCGTCGTCGTCATGATCTGCGTGTTCGGCACGGGCATGACCGGCTCGAACCTCCTGTTCGAGATGCAGCTCGGCTCGTACGAGCGGATCCTCGCGACGCCGCTGTCCCGCGCGTCGATCATCGTCGGACGCTCGCTCAAGGAGTTCGTGCCGCTGGTCGTCCAGGCGCTCGTCATCACGCTCGCGGCGACGCCGTTCGGGTTCACGCTCTACCTCGGCCACGTGCTGGTCGGGCTGCTGATCCTCGGCGTCTTCGGGATCGGGGCCGGGGCGCTGTCCTACGCCCTCGCGATCGTCTCCCGGAAGACGGAGTGGATGTTCTGGGCCGTGCAGCAGTCGGTGACGTTCCCGCTGCTGCTGCTGTCCGGGATGATGCTGCCGCTCGAGACGGGGCCGGGCTGGATGCAGACCGTCTCGCGCGCCAACCCGCTGACGTACATCGTCGACGCCGAACGCGCGCTCTTCGCCGGGACGTTCAGTGATCCGGTGATCCTCTGGGGTGCGCTCGCGGCGATCGCGACGTGCGCCGTCGGCCTCGCCGTCGGCATCGGGGCGATCCGGCGCGCCGCGCGCTGA
- a CDS encoding ABC transporter ATP-binding protein produces MIHTEGLTKTFTRGKETVEAVKGVDVDVAEGELVAFLGPNGAGKSTTLRMLTGLLAPTAGSARVAGVDVVTRPAHVRQRIGYIGQGNGAGHSYRVLDELVTQGRFYGIPTAEALRRATDLIASMQLDGLEKRTVSTLSGGQRRRLDVAMGLMNHPPLLFLDEPTTGMDPQSRANLWEHILRMRAEFGMTIVLTTHYLEEADRMAERVVVIDHGSIIADARPEVLRLEHAADVITLRFAPDDVGTARSALGADLRFAPAIAQSGDDALLLTLDRGAEALPDILYRLDAAGVRPASATIAEATLDDVFLNLTGRSLREEGAAA; encoded by the coding sequence TTGATCCATACCGAAGGACTCACGAAGACCTTCACGCGCGGCAAGGAGACCGTCGAGGCGGTCAAGGGGGTCGACGTCGACGTGGCCGAGGGCGAGCTGGTCGCCTTCCTCGGCCCGAACGGCGCCGGCAAGTCCACCACGCTCCGGATGCTCACCGGGTTGCTCGCCCCCACGGCGGGCAGCGCACGGGTGGCGGGGGTCGACGTCGTCACGCGCCCCGCGCACGTGCGGCAGCGCATCGGCTACATCGGTCAGGGCAACGGCGCTGGCCACTCCTACCGGGTGCTCGACGAGCTCGTCACCCAGGGCCGCTTCTACGGGATCCCCACGGCGGAGGCATTGCGTCGCGCCACCGATCTCATCGCCTCGATGCAGCTGGACGGGCTCGAGAAGCGCACCGTCTCGACGCTCTCCGGCGGCCAGCGTCGCCGGCTCGACGTCGCCATGGGCCTCATGAACCACCCGCCGCTGCTGTTCCTCGACGAGCCGACCACCGGCATGGACCCGCAGAGCCGGGCGAACCTGTGGGAGCACATCCTGCGGATGCGGGCCGAGTTCGGCATGACCATCGTGCTGACGACGCACTACCTCGAGGAGGCCGACCGCATGGCCGAGCGCGTCGTCGTCATCGACCACGGCTCGATCATCGCCGACGCCCGGCCGGAGGTGCTCCGCCTCGAGCACGCGGCCGACGTCATCACCCTGCGGTTCGCACCCGACGACGTCGGCACGGCGCGGTCGGCCCTCGGTGCCGACCTGCGGTTCGCCCCGGCGATCGCGCAGTCCGGCGACGACGCGCTGCTCCTCACCCTCGACCGCGGAGCCGAGGCGCTCCCCGACATCCTGTACCGGCTCGACGCCGCCGGCGTGCGTCCGGCCTCGGCCACGATCGCCGAGGCCACTCTCGACGACGTCTTCCTCAATCTCACCGGTCGCAGCCTGCGCGAGGAAGGAGCTGCAGCATGA
- a CDS encoding TetR/AcrR family transcriptional regulator: protein MTKADDEPRDAGATGGGARDDGAPGGRAPGGGDAPAAAGGPPPLTRAQVDEIAKERGLELVRTAEADRRLALLWESPAPRSRGRRPRLSLDEVVEAGIAVAREDGLDALSMRRVAQRLDVGAMSLYTYVPGRTELVDLMIDRAYAGLDLPAAGEPWRTGLQRYARAFWDLFHAHPWLLQANLWRAPLAPHVLDAQEAGLRTIIDTGLPPERVVDLIGMVDNYVRGLARADIAEVLERERTGQDYDTYWASLSSFWEDYFDVERYPTMTRIWAAGGFEHETGGLDDALERLLDAVESAIERATSS, encoded by the coding sequence GTGACGAAGGCCGACGACGAGCCGCGCGACGCCGGTGCGACCGGTGGCGGCGCACGCGACGACGGCGCACCCGGCGGCCGGGCACCTGGTGGCGGGGATGCCCCCGCCGCGGCGGGCGGGCCGCCGCCCCTCACCCGCGCCCAGGTCGACGAGATCGCGAAGGAGCGCGGGCTCGAGCTCGTCCGCACCGCCGAGGCGGATCGCCGCCTCGCGCTCCTGTGGGAGTCACCCGCTCCGCGCTCCCGCGGACGCCGTCCGAGGCTCAGCCTCGACGAGGTCGTGGAGGCCGGGATCGCCGTCGCGCGCGAGGACGGTCTCGACGCCCTCTCGATGCGCCGGGTCGCACAGCGGCTCGACGTCGGCGCCATGTCGCTGTACACGTACGTGCCCGGTCGGACCGAGCTCGTGGACCTCATGATCGACCGCGCCTACGCCGGCCTCGACCTTCCGGCGGCGGGCGAGCCCTGGCGCACGGGGCTGCAGCGCTACGCGCGAGCCTTCTGGGACCTCTTCCACGCGCACCCCTGGCTGCTCCAGGCGAACCTGTGGCGGGCGCCGCTCGCCCCCCACGTGCTCGACGCCCAGGAGGCGGGACTGCGCACGATCATCGACACCGGCCTGCCGCCCGAACGCGTCGTCGACCTCATCGGCATGGTCGACAACTACGTGCGCGGTCTCGCCCGCGCGGACATCGCCGAGGTGCTCGAACGCGAGCGCACGGGCCAGGACTACGACACGTACTGGGCTTCCCTGTCGAGCTTCTGGGAGGACTACTTCGACGTCGAGCGCTACCCGACGATGACGCGCATCTGGGCGGCCGGCGGGTTCGAGCACGAGACCGGCGGGCTCGACGACGCGCTCGAGCGGCTGCTCGACGCCGTCGAGTCGGCGATCGAGCGAGCCACCTCCTCCTGA